One window of the Pseudomonas lurida genome contains the following:
- a CDS encoding Hsp70 family protein encodes MKNPSPARACGIDFGTSNSTVGWIRPGEETLIALEDDKITLPSVVFFNFEERRPVYGRLALHEYLENYEGRLMRSLKSLLGSKLIKHDTSVLGTAMPFTDLLALFIGQLKSRAEANAGREFEEVVLGRPVFFVDDDPMADQEAENTLVDVARKIGFKDISFQYEPIAAAFDYESTIEKEELVLIVDIGGGTSDFSLVRLSPDRRHNDNRQSDILATGGVHIGGTDFDKQLSLQGMMPLFGYGSRMKSGAYMPTSHHMNLATWHTINSVYSQKSQLALGSMRYDIEDTGGIDRLFKLIEQRAGHWLAMEVEETKIQLTHEDSRHVLLDRVEPGLSVELSRALFESAIDGLLERVRNSVTQLLNDASVSVAQVDTVFFTGGSSGIPALRHSISAMLPNARHVEGNIFGSIGSGLAIEASKRYGN; translated from the coding sequence ATGAAAAACCCATCCCCAGCCCGTGCCTGCGGCATCGACTTTGGCACGTCCAACTCCACCGTCGGCTGGATCCGTCCCGGCGAGGAGACGCTCATCGCGCTGGAGGACGACAAGATCACGTTGCCATCGGTGGTGTTCTTCAACTTCGAGGAGCGCCGCCCGGTGTACGGTCGCCTGGCCCTGCACGAATACCTGGAAAACTACGAAGGCCGGCTGATGCGCTCGCTCAAGAGCCTGCTCGGTTCCAAGTTGATCAAACACGACACCAGCGTGCTGGGCACCGCGATGCCTTTCACCGACTTGCTGGCGCTGTTCATCGGCCAACTCAAGAGCCGTGCCGAAGCCAACGCCGGCCGCGAGTTCGAAGAAGTGGTGCTGGGCCGCCCGGTGTTCTTCGTCGATGACGACCCGATGGCCGACCAGGAAGCCGAGAACACCCTGGTCGACGTGGCGCGCAAGATCGGCTTCAAGGATATTTCGTTCCAGTACGAGCCGATTGCGGCCGCGTTCGACTACGAGTCCACCATTGAAAAAGAAGAGCTGGTACTGATCGTCGACATCGGCGGTGGTACGTCTGACTTTTCCTTGGTGCGCCTGTCACCGGACCGCCGCCACAACGACAACCGCCAGAGCGACATCCTCGCCACCGGCGGCGTGCACATCGGCGGTACCGACTTCGACAAACAGCTCAGCCTGCAAGGCATGATGCCGCTGTTCGGCTACGGCAGCCGCATGAAAAGCGGCGCCTACATGCCCACCAGCCACCACATGAACCTGGCCACCTGGCACACCATCAACTCGGTGTACTCGCAGAAATCCCAGCTGGCGTTGGGCAGCATGCGCTACGACATCGAAGACACCGGTGGCATCGACCGCCTGTTCAAGTTGATCGAACAGCGCGCGGGCCACTGGCTGGCGATGGAAGTAGAAGAAACCAAGATCCAACTGACCCACGAAGACAGCCGCCACGTGCTGCTGGACCGGGTTGAACCGGGCTTGAGCGTGGAACTGAGCCGGGCGTTGTTCGAATCAGCCATCGATGGCTTGCTGGAGCGCGTGCGCAATAGCGTCACGCAGTTGCTGAACGATGCGTCGGTGAGCGTGGCGCAGGTCGATACGGTGTTCTTTACCGGCGGCTCCAGCGGCATTCCGGCACTGCGCCACAGCATCTCGGCGATGTTGCCGAACGCGCGGCATGTGGAAGGCAATATCTTTGGCAGTATCGGCAGCGGCTTGGCGATTGAGGCCAGCAAGCGTTACGGAAACTGA
- the urtD gene encoding urea ABC transporter ATP-binding protein UrtD: MRNVMLEPIFDAGSGRDAIGIGQAAGKGLNTRHGTILTLEDISVSFDGFKALNNLNLYIGVGELRCIIGPNGAGKTTLMDVITGKTRPSHGKAWFGETLDLTSMSEVQIAQAGIGRKFQKPTVFEALSVFENLELAQKTDRSVWASLRARLSGEQKDRIDEVLDTIRLTASEHRQAGLLSHGQKQFLEIGMLLMQDPQLLLLDEPVAGMTDAETEFTAELFKRLAGKHSLMVVEHDMGFVGSIADHVTVLHQGSVLAEGSLEQVQENERVIEVYLGR; encoded by the coding sequence ATGAGGAACGTCATGCTTGAACCTATTTTCGATGCAGGCAGCGGCCGTGATGCGATCGGCATTGGCCAAGCCGCGGGCAAGGGCCTGAATACTCGCCACGGCACCATCCTGACCCTGGAAGACATCAGCGTCAGCTTCGATGGTTTCAAGGCCCTCAACAACCTGAACCTCTACATCGGCGTCGGCGAACTGCGTTGCATCATCGGCCCCAATGGCGCGGGCAAGACCACCTTGATGGACGTGATCACCGGCAAGACCCGGCCCAGTCACGGCAAGGCCTGGTTCGGCGAAACCCTGGACCTGACCAGCATGAGCGAAGTGCAGATCGCCCAGGCCGGCATCGGCCGCAAATTCCAGAAACCCACGGTGTTCGAAGCCTTGAGCGTATTCGAAAACCTGGAACTGGCGCAGAAGACCGACAGGTCGGTGTGGGCCAGCCTGCGCGCACGCTTGAGCGGCGAGCAGAAGGACCGAATCGATGAAGTGCTCGATACCATCCGCCTCACCGCCTCGGAGCATCGCCAGGCAGGACTGCTGTCCCACGGCCAGAAGCAGTTCCTGGAGATCGGCATGCTGCTGATGCAGGACCCGCAACTGTTGCTGCTGGACGAACCGGTGGCGGGCATGACCGACGCCGAAACCGAGTTCACCGCCGAACTGTTCAAGCGCCTGGCGGGCAAGCACTCGCTGATGGTGGTGGAACACGACATGGGGTTTGTCGGTTCTATTGCCGACCACGTGACGGTGTTGCACCAGGGCAGCGTACTGGCCGAAGGCTCACTGGAACAGGTGCAGGAAAATGAGCGGGTGATCGAGGTTTACCTCGGTCGCTGA
- the urtC gene encoding urea ABC transporter permease subunit UrtC: MNQPLMLTAAQKAGPKVTIAVGALILVVLLALPLLSLLPPENTFHVSAYTLTLVGKILCYAIVALALDLVWGYAGMLSLGHGLFFALGGYAMGMYLMRQASGDELPAFMTFLSWTELPWYWVGTDHFLWALCLVVLAPGLLALVFGFFAFRSRIKGVYFSIMTQALTFAGMLLFFRNETGFGGNNGFTNFRSILGFGITEPGTRAVLFVATVLLLVASLYIGWRLAQSKFGRVLTALRDAENRLMFCGYDPRGFKLFVWVLSAVLCGLAGALYVPQVGIINPSEMSPTNSIEAAVWVALGGRGTLIGPLLGAGVVNGMKSWFTVAFPEYWLFFLGALFIIVTLYLPKGVIGLLKK, encoded by the coding sequence ATGAACCAACCATTGATGCTCACGGCCGCGCAAAAGGCCGGCCCCAAGGTGACGATTGCCGTCGGCGCGCTGATCCTTGTCGTGTTGCTGGCGCTGCCGTTGCTGTCGCTGCTGCCGCCGGAAAACACCTTTCATGTATCGGCCTACACCCTGACGCTGGTGGGCAAGATCCTCTGCTACGCCATCGTCGCCCTGGCACTGGACCTGGTGTGGGGCTACGCCGGGATGTTGTCCCTAGGCCACGGCCTGTTCTTCGCCCTCGGGGGCTATGCGATGGGCATGTACCTGATGCGCCAGGCCTCGGGGGATGAACTGCCAGCGTTCATGACATTCCTGTCGTGGACCGAACTGCCGTGGTACTGGGTGGGCACCGACCACTTCCTCTGGGCCCTGTGCCTGGTGGTATTGGCGCCAGGCCTGCTGGCGTTGGTGTTTGGGTTCTTCGCCTTCCGCTCGCGGATCAAGGGCGTGTATTTCTCGATCATGACCCAGGCCCTGACGTTTGCGGGGATGCTGTTGTTTTTCCGCAACGAGACCGGATTCGGCGGCAATAACGGTTTCACCAATTTTCGCAGCATCCTGGGCTTTGGCATTACCGAGCCGGGCACGCGCGCGGTGTTGTTCGTGGCCACGGTGCTGTTGCTGGTCGCCAGCCTCTACATCGGCTGGCGCCTGGCGCAAAGCAAGTTCGGCCGCGTGCTCACGGCGCTGCGTGATGCCGAGAACCGCCTGATGTTCTGCGGCTACGACCCGCGCGGCTTCAAGCTCTTCGTTTGGGTCTTGAGCGCCGTGTTGTGCGGGCTGGCAGGAGCGTTGTATGTGCCGCAGGTGGGCATTATCAACCCCAGCGAAATGTCGCCGACCAACTCCATCGAGGCCGCCGTATGGGTAGCCCTGGGTGGGCGCGGCACGCTGATCGGCCCGCTGCTGGGCGCTGGCGTGGTCAATGGCATGAAGAGCTGGTTCACCGTGGCCTTCCCGGAATACTGGCTGTTCTTCCTCGGGGCGCTGTTCATCATCGTCACCCTGTACCTGCCCAAGGGCGTCATCGGCCTGCTGAAGAAATGA
- a CDS encoding urease subunit beta, whose protein sequence is MIPGEYQIQPGDIELNVGRRTVTLSVANSGDRPIQVGSHYHFFETNDALTFDRAASRGMRLNIPAGTAVRFEPGQSREIELVDLSGGRRVFGFAGRIMGDL, encoded by the coding sequence ATGATTCCTGGTGAATATCAGATCCAGCCTGGCGACATCGAACTCAACGTGGGTCGCCGCACCGTCACACTCAGCGTGGCCAACAGCGGCGACCGGCCGATCCAGGTGGGCTCGCATTACCATTTTTTCGAGACCAATGACGCGCTGACCTTTGATCGCGCGGCGAGCCGGGGCATGCGCCTGAATATTCCAGCGGGGACGGCGGTGCGCTTCGAGCCGGGGCAGAGTCGTGAAATCGAGTTGGTGGATTTGAGCGGTGGACGGCGGGTGTTCGGGTTTGCCGGACGGATCATGGGTGACCTTTAG
- the urtE gene encoding urea ABC transporter ATP-binding subunit UrtE, whose translation MLQVDKLHQYYGGSHILRGLSFDVKIGEVTCLLGRNGVGKTTLLKCLMGLLPAKEGAVNWEGKAITGFKPHQRVHAGIAYVPQGREIFGRLTVEENLLMGLSRFPGSEAKEVPAFIYELFPVLLQMKHRRGGDLSGGQQQQLAIGRALASRPRLLILDEPTEGIQPSVIKEIGAVIKKLAARGDMAILLVEQFYDFAAELADQYLVMSRGEIVQQGRGENMESEGVRGLVTI comes from the coding sequence ATGCTGCAAGTCGACAAGCTGCACCAGTACTACGGCGGTAGCCATATCCTGCGCGGGCTGTCCTTTGACGTGAAGATCGGTGAGGTCACCTGCCTGCTCGGCCGTAACGGCGTGGGCAAGACCACCCTGCTCAAATGCCTGATGGGCCTGCTGCCGGCCAAAGAGGGCGCGGTGAATTGGGAAGGCAAGGCGATCACCGGGTTCAAGCCGCACCAGCGTGTGCATGCGGGGATTGCCTATGTGCCGCAGGGCCGGGAGATTTTTGGACGGCTGACGGTGGAAGAAAACCTGTTGATGGGGCTTTCGCGCTTTCCGGGTTCCGAGGCCAAGGAAGTGCCCGCCTTCATCTACGAACTGTTCCCGGTGTTGCTGCAAATGAAACACCGGCGTGGCGGCGATTTGTCCGGCGGCCAGCAGCAGCAACTGGCGATTGGTCGTGCGCTGGCCAGCCGCCCGCGCCTGCTGATCCTCGACGAGCCCACCGAAGGCATCCAGCCCTCGGTCATCAAGGAGATCGGCGCGGTGATCAAGAAACTCGCGGCACGCGGTGATATGGCGATCCTGCTGGTGGAGCAGTTCTACGACTTCGCGGCCGAGTTGGCCGACCAATACCTGGTGATGTCCCGTGGTGAAATCGTGCAGCAAGGCCGAGGTGAAAATATGGAAAGTGAAGGTGTGCGTGGTCTCGTAACCATCTAA
- a CDS encoding DnaJ C-terminal domain-containing protein, with the protein MDFKDYYKILGVEPSADDKEIKAAYRKLARKYHPDVSKEKDAEEKFKDASEAYEALKSADKRAEYDELRKYGQHGQPFQGPPGWQSRGGFGGGGGGEDFSDFFSSIFGSRGDAFGGGQRRPAGRKGQDVEMQLSVFLEETLSTESKQISFQVPQYDASGRHVSNTTKSLNVKIPAGVTDGERIRLKGQGAPGIGGGANGDLYLIIKFAPHPKFEVEGENLVITLPLAPWELALGAEIAVPTLTGKINLKVPAGSQNGQRMRAKGHGLLNKAGQRGFLYVQLKAVMPPAGDDDVKALWQELAQKAAFNPREQF; encoded by the coding sequence ATGGATTTCAAAGACTACTACAAGATATTGGGTGTCGAGCCGAGCGCCGATGACAAGGAAATCAAGGCTGCCTACCGCAAGCTCGCACGCAAATATCACCCGGATGTAAGCAAGGAAAAAGACGCCGAAGAGAAGTTCAAGGACGCGTCCGAAGCCTATGAAGCGCTTAAAAGTGCCGATAAGCGTGCTGAATACGACGAACTGCGCAAATACGGCCAGCATGGCCAGCCGTTCCAGGGGCCGCCGGGCTGGCAGAGCCGTGGCGGTTTTGGCGGGGGTGGCGGTGGCGAGGACTTCTCGGACTTCTTCAGCTCGATCTTCGGCTCGCGTGGCGATGCCTTTGGTGGCGGCCAGCGCCGTCCGGCCGGGCGTAAGGGGCAGGATGTGGAGATGCAGCTGTCGGTGTTCCTCGAAGAGACACTGTCCACCGAGTCCAAGCAGATCAGCTTCCAGGTGCCGCAATACGACGCCTCGGGCCGTCACGTCAGCAACACCACCAAGAGCCTGAACGTGAAGATCCCCGCCGGTGTGACCGACGGCGAGCGTATCCGCCTCAAAGGCCAGGGCGCGCCGGGTATTGGCGGTGGAGCCAATGGCGATCTGTACCTGATCATCAAGTTTGCACCGCACCCCAAGTTTGAAGTCGAAGGCGAAAACCTGGTGATCACCCTGCCGCTGGCGCCGTGGGAGTTGGCGTTGGGCGCTGAAATCGCCGTGCCGACGTTGACCGGCAAGATCAACCTCAAGGTGCCAGCCGGCAGCCAGAACGGCCAGCGCATGCGCGCCAAGGGCCATGGTTTGCTGAACAAGGCCGGGCAGCGTGGCTTCCTGTACGTGCAGCTCAAGGCAGTGATGCCACCGGCGGGCGACGATGACGTGAAAGCGTTGTGGCAGGAGCTGGCGCAGAAAGCTGCGTTTAACCCGCGCGAGCAGTTCTGA
- the ureC gene encoding urease subunit alpha, with protein sequence MKISRQAYADMYGPTVGDKVRLADTELFVEVEKDFTVYGEEVKFGGGKVIRDGQGQSQLLAHEVVDTLITNALIIDHWGIVKADVGLKNGRIHAIGKAGNPDIQPGVTMAIGASTEVIAGEGMILTAGGIDSHVHFICPQQIEEALTSGVTTMIGGGTGPATGTNATTCTSGPWHLARMLQASDSFPMNIGFTGKGNASLPEPLIEQVKAGAIGLKLHEDWGTTPASIDNCLSVADQYDVQVAIHSDTLNESGFVETTLAALKGRTIHTYHTEGAGGGHAPDIIKACGFPNVLPSSTNPTRPFTRNTIDEHLDMLMVCHHLDPSIAEDVAFAESRIRRETIAAEDILHDLGAFSMISSDSQAMGRVGEVITRTWQTADKMKKQRGPLPGDGPGNDNFRAKRYIAKYTINPAITHGVSHIVGSIEVGKWADLVLWRPAFFGIKPTLILKGGAIASSLMGDANASIPTPQPVHYRPMFASFGSSLHATSLTFISQAAMDAGLPEALGLKKQIGVVKGCRNVQKTDLIHNDYLPDIEVDPQTYQVKADGVLLWCEPAEVLPMAQRYFLF encoded by the coding sequence ATGAAAATCAGCCGCCAAGCCTACGCCGACATGTACGGCCCCACCGTCGGTGACAAGGTTCGCCTGGCCGACACCGAGTTGTTCGTCGAGGTCGAAAAAGACTTCACCGTCTATGGCGAGGAGGTGAAATTCGGCGGCGGCAAGGTGATCCGCGATGGCCAGGGCCAGAGCCAGTTGCTCGCCCATGAAGTGGTCGACACGCTGATTACCAACGCGCTGATCATCGACCACTGGGGCATCGTCAAGGCTGACGTCGGCCTGAAAAACGGCCGCATCCACGCGATCGGCAAAGCCGGCAACCCGGATATCCAACCCGGCGTGACGATGGCCATCGGTGCCAGCACCGAAGTGATTGCCGGCGAAGGCATGATCCTCACCGCCGGCGGCATCGACTCCCATGTGCACTTCATCTGCCCGCAGCAGATCGAAGAGGCGCTGACCAGCGGCGTCACCACCATGATCGGCGGCGGCACCGGCCCGGCCACGGGCACCAACGCTACCACCTGCACCTCAGGTCCCTGGCACCTGGCGCGGATGCTCCAGGCCAGCGATTCGTTTCCGATGAACATCGGTTTTACCGGCAAGGGCAACGCCAGCCTGCCCGAGCCGCTGATCGAGCAAGTCAAGGCCGGTGCCATTGGCCTCAAGCTGCATGAGGACTGGGGCACCACACCGGCGAGTATCGATAACTGCCTGAGCGTTGCCGACCAGTACGACGTGCAGGTGGCGATCCACAGTGACACCCTCAACGAATCCGGCTTTGTCGAAACCACGCTGGCCGCGCTCAAGGGCCGCACCATCCACACCTACCACACCGAAGGTGCAGGGGGCGGTCACGCGCCAGATATCATCAAGGCCTGCGGCTTCCCCAACGTGCTGCCCAGCTCGACCAACCCGACCCGGCCGTTCACGCGCAACACCATCGACGAGCACCTGGACATGCTGATGGTCTGCCATCACCTGGACCCCAGCATTGCCGAAGACGTGGCCTTCGCCGAAAGCCGCATCCGCCGCGAGACCATAGCCGCCGAAGACATCCTGCACGACCTCGGCGCGTTCTCGATGATCAGCTCGGATAGCCAGGCCATGGGCCGAGTGGGCGAGGTGATCACACGCACCTGGCAGACCGCCGACAAGATGAAAAAGCAACGCGGCCCACTGCCCGGCGATGGCCCTGGCAACGACAACTTCCGCGCCAAACGCTACATCGCCAAGTACACCATCAACCCGGCGATCACCCACGGCGTGAGTCACATCGTCGGCTCCATCGAAGTGGGCAAGTGGGCCGACCTGGTGCTGTGGCGCCCGGCGTTTTTCGGCATAAAACCTACCTTGATTCTCAAGGGCGGGGCGATTGCCTCAAGCCTGATGGGCGACGCGAACGCTTCGATCCCCACGCCGCAGCCGGTGCACTACCGGCCGATGTTCGCCAGCTTCGGCAGCTCGCTGCACGCCACCAGCCTGACCTTTATCAGCCAGGCAGCCATGGACGCAGGCCTGCCGGAAGCGCTGGGCCTGAAGAAACAGATTGGCGTGGTAAAGGGCTGTCGCAACGTGCAGAAAACCGACCTGATCCACAACGATTACCTGCCGGACATCGAGGTTGACCCACAGACCTATCAGGTCAAGGCCGACGGTGTGTTGCTGTGGTGTGAGCCGGCCGAGGTGTTGCCGATGGCGCAGCGGTATTTCCTGTTCTAG
- a CDS encoding AI-2E family transporter: MPTFSQRHVILLASYIIIFGGLLLVLPLKLLPSLLAGLLVFELVNMLTPQLQRLIEGRRARWLAVALLGTLIVSVLTLIFAGAISFLLHEAENPGASLDKFMGVVDRARGQLPPFLDAYLPASAAEFRVAIGDWLSKHLSELQLVGKDAAHMFVTLLIGMVLGAIIALQRVPDLTKRKPLAAALFDRLHLLVQAFRNIVFAQIKIAALNTAFTAIFLAVVLPLCGIHLPLTKTLIVLTFLLGLLPVIGNLMSNTLITIVALSLSIWVAVAALGYLIVIHKVEYFLNARIVGGQISAKSWELLLAMLVFEAAFGLPGVVAGPIYYAYLKSELKLGGMV; encoded by the coding sequence ATGCCAACGTTTTCTCAACGTCACGTGATATTGCTGGCCAGCTACATCATCATTTTCGGCGGGTTGCTGCTGGTACTGCCGCTGAAATTGCTGCCCAGCCTGCTGGCCGGCCTGTTGGTCTTTGAACTGGTCAACATGCTCACCCCCCAACTGCAGCGATTGATCGAAGGCCGGCGTGCGCGTTGGCTGGCGGTGGCGTTGCTCGGCACCCTGATCGTCAGCGTGCTGACCCTGATCTTTGCCGGTGCCATCAGCTTCCTGTTGCACGAAGCGGAAAACCCCGGGGCGTCCCTCGACAAATTCATGGGCGTGGTCGACCGCGCGCGCGGCCAATTGCCGCCGTTCCTCGACGCCTACCTGCCCGCCAGCGCCGCGGAGTTTCGCGTGGCCATCGGCGATTGGTTGAGCAAGCACCTGAGCGAACTGCAGCTTGTGGGTAAGGATGCTGCCCACATGTTCGTCACTTTGCTGATCGGCATGGTGCTCGGTGCGATCATCGCCCTGCAGCGCGTGCCCGACCTGACCAAGCGCAAGCCCCTGGCCGCCGCGCTGTTCGACCGCCTGCACCTGCTGGTCCAGGCGTTTCGTAACATCGTCTTCGCGCAAATCAAGATCGCCGCGCTCAATACCGCCTTCACTGCCATATTCCTTGCCGTGGTGCTGCCGCTGTGTGGCATTCACCTGCCGCTGACCAAGACCCTGATCGTGCTGACCTTCCTGCTCGGCTTGCTGCCGGTCATCGGCAACCTGATGTCCAACACCCTGATCACCATCGTCGCGCTGTCGTTGTCGATCTGGGTCGCAGTGGCGGCGCTGGGTTACCTGATCGTGATCCACAAGGTCGAGTACTTCCTCAATGCGCGGATCGTCGGCGGCCAGATCAGTGCCAAGTCGTGGGAATTGCTGCTGGCGATGCTGGTGTTTGAAGCCGCCTTCGGCCTGCCTGGCGTGGTGGCGGGGCCGATTTACTATGCGTACTTGAAGAGCGAGTTGAAGCTCGGCGGGATGGTTTGA
- a CDS encoding urease accessory protein UreD, with the protein MNLPVSPALFTPSWHAELELGYARFGDTTRPVMRRHLGPLRVQKHLYAEGPEVCQHIIVHPPGGIAGGDRLDISAHVGAGAWAQLTSPGAAKWYRASGPAFQQVDLTVEAGATLEWLPQETIVFSAAQAELTTRIALQGDARLFYWDVVALGRPASAERFDLGHFQSHLDIRRDGQLLWHERQRIVGADGLLDSPIGLDGQPVFATLLLTADIAPELLETCRALPHAVRGDLTQLPGLLVARCLASEALLARAWLIDLWRLLRPAVLGREAVSPRIWST; encoded by the coding sequence ATGAACCTGCCCGTTTCCCCCGCCTTGTTCACCCCCAGCTGGCACGCCGAGCTGGAACTCGGCTATGCGCGTTTCGGTGACACCACGCGCCCGGTGATGCGCCGCCACCTTGGCCCGCTGCGGGTGCAAAAGCACCTGTACGCCGAAGGCCCCGAGGTGTGCCAGCACATTATCGTGCACCCGCCCGGCGGGATTGCCGGTGGTGATCGCCTGGACATCAGCGCCCATGTCGGCGCGGGTGCCTGGGCGCAATTGACCAGCCCCGGCGCGGCCAAATGGTATCGCGCCAGCGGCCCCGCCTTTCAGCAGGTGGACCTCACCGTGGAAGCCGGCGCCACCCTGGAATGGCTGCCCCAGGAAACCATCGTATTCAGTGCCGCCCAGGCCGAGCTCACTACGCGCATCGCGCTGCAAGGCGATGCGCGGCTGTTCTACTGGGATGTGGTCGCCCTGGGTCGCCCGGCCAGCGCTGAACGTTTCGACCTCGGCCACTTTCAGTCACACCTGGACATTCGCCGCGACGGCCAGTTGCTCTGGCACGAGCGCCAACGCATTGTCGGCGCCGACGGCTTGCTGGACTCGCCCATAGGCCTGGACGGTCAGCCGGTGTTTGCGACGTTGCTGCTGACCGCCGACATCGCCCCTGAATTACTCGAAACCTGCCGTGCCCTGCCCCACGCGGTGCGCGGCGACCTGACTCAACTGCCTGGCCTGCTGGTCGCGCGCTGCCTGGCCAGCGAAGCGCTGCTGGCGCGGGCATGGTTGATTGATTTATGGCGGTTGCTGCGCCCGGCGGTGCTGGGCCGTGAAGCCGTTTCACCGCGAATCTGGAGCACCTGA
- a CDS encoding GNAT family N-acetyltransferase — MSASQLRRVNAESFAHYRLGLIELLLDAVKHGASVGFMADFDEAQARAYLKGVQASVEDASLLLWVVVRDEQVIASVQLALCQKANGLNRAEVQKLLVHSSARRHGLGQQLMNTLELAARQHKRGLLYLDTEAGSPAEAFYQSLRYTKIGELPDYCQSPDGRYSPTAIYFKTLGQPA; from the coding sequence ATGAGCGCTTCGCAACTGCGTCGAGTGAATGCAGAAAGTTTTGCCCACTACCGCCTGGGCTTGATCGAGCTGTTGCTGGACGCGGTGAAGCACGGTGCATCGGTCGGCTTCATGGCTGACTTCGACGAAGCCCAGGCCCGCGCTTACCTGAAGGGGGTGCAAGCCAGCGTCGAAGACGCCAGCCTGCTGCTGTGGGTCGTGGTGCGCGACGAACAGGTGATCGCCAGCGTGCAACTGGCGCTGTGCCAGAAAGCCAACGGTCTCAACCGCGCCGAAGTGCAAAAGCTGCTGGTGCACAGCAGCGCCCGACGTCACGGCCTGGGCCAACAGTTGATGAACACCCTGGAACTCGCCGCGCGCCAGCACAAGCGCGGCCTGTTGTACCTGGACACCGAAGCCGGCTCCCCGGCCGAGGCCTTCTACCAGTCGCTGCGCTACACCAAGATCGGTGAGTTGCCCGACTACTGCCAAAGCCCGGACGGGCGCTACAGCCCGACCGCCATCTACTTCAAGACCCTGGGGCAACCTGCATGA
- the ureA gene encoding urease subunit gamma codes for MDLTPREKDKLLIFTAGLVAERRLARGVKLNYPETIAYISAALMEGARDGRTVADLMHYGTTLLSREQVMEGIPEMIPDIQVEATFPDGTKLVTVHQPIA; via the coding sequence ATGGATCTGACCCCACGGGAAAAAGACAAACTGCTGATCTTCACTGCAGGCCTGGTGGCCGAGCGGCGCCTGGCGCGCGGCGTGAAGCTCAACTACCCGGAAACCATCGCCTACATCTCCGCCGCACTGATGGAAGGGGCCCGCGATGGCCGCACGGTCGCCGACCTGATGCACTACGGCACCACCCTGCTCAGCCGGGAACAGGTGATGGAAGGCATCCCGGAGATGATCCCGGACATCCAGGTGGAAGCCACCTTCCCCGACGGCACCAAGCTGGTCACCGTCCACCAACCCATCGCCTGA
- a CDS encoding GNAT family N-acetyltransferase: MIRDATQNDLPAIRDIYNDAVLNTTAIWNEQPVDLGNRQAWFSARHAQGYPVLVCVENGEVTGYASFGDWRPFEGFRYSVEHSVYVRNDQRGKGLGPRLMEALIERARTGGKHVMVAAIESGNHASIHLHERLGFITTGQMPQVGIKFGRWLDLTFMQLNLNPGAEPPKE, from the coding sequence ATGATTCGTGACGCAACTCAAAACGATTTGCCGGCGATCCGCGATATCTACAACGACGCGGTACTCAACACGACGGCGATCTGGAACGAACAACCGGTGGATCTGGGCAATCGCCAGGCCTGGTTCAGTGCGCGGCATGCCCAGGGCTATCCGGTCCTGGTCTGCGTGGAAAACGGTGAAGTCACCGGATACGCCTCGTTCGGTGACTGGCGACCGTTCGAAGGTTTCCGCTACAGCGTCGAGCACTCGGTGTACGTGCGCAACGACCAACGCGGCAAAGGCCTCGGCCCGCGCCTGATGGAGGCGCTGATCGAACGCGCCCGCACCGGCGGCAAACATGTGATGGTCGCCGCCATCGAAAGCGGCAACCACGCTTCGATCCACCTGCATGAGCGCCTGGGCTTCATTACCACCGGCCAGATGCCCCAAGTGGGCATCAAGTTTGGCCGCTGGCTGGACCTGACGTTTATGCAACTGAACCTGAACCCGGGCGCCGAACCGCCCAAGGAGTGA